In the Sphingosinicella humi genome, one interval contains:
- a CDS encoding acyloxyacyl hydrolase, which produces MRMVFLFAGMAMMASGPAQAAEVYGGVLAHDIDSPLTHGGREGGADFQLGWRGERIGALSFIGAPSPYLFGSLHSGGDTHYAAAGVSWRIGGRLFLRPGIGIAVHMRSDDGVEDGRRTDLGSRVLFEPELSLGYQISVRMAVEASWVHLSHAQLLSRQNPGMDSVGIRLNYRLR; this is translated from the coding sequence ATGCGGATGGTGTTCCTGTTTGCCGGGATGGCGATGATGGCGAGCGGCCCGGCTCAGGCAGCGGAAGTCTATGGCGGCGTCCTGGCGCACGACATCGATTCCCCGCTGACGCACGGCGGCCGCGAGGGAGGCGCCGACTTCCAACTCGGCTGGCGCGGCGAGCGCATTGGGGCCTTGAGCTTCATCGGCGCCCCCTCCCCTTATCTGTTCGGCTCTCTCCATAGCGGCGGCGACACCCATTATGCGGCGGCCGGGGTCAGCTGGAGGATCGGGGGCCGTCTGTTCCTCCGGCCCGGCATCGGCATCGCCGTTCATATGCGCAGCGACGATGGCGTAGAAGACGGGCGGAGAACCGATCTCGGCTCGCGTGTGCTGTTCGAGCCCGAGCTTAGCCTCGGCTACCAGATCAGCGTTCGCATGGCCGTCGAGGCGAGTTGGGTTCATCTGAGCCACGCGCAGCTGCTCAGCCGGCAGAATCCAGGCATGGACAGCGTCGGAATTCGGCTGAACTACCGCCTGCGCTGA
- a CDS encoding trimeric intracellular cation channel family protein, producing MLDLAGTFVFAISGAMLGVRNRLDFFGVLALSFVASSAGGITRDLLIGALPPAAINDWRYFAVAMGAGVAIFFWYSPISRLRKAILVFDAAGLALFAVAGAEKALAFGLNPMMAALLGMVTGIGGGIMRDLLVARTPAVLQRDLYAIAALAGSSLVVIGHLLDWAVIPTAIAAAALCFGIRLIAVRRGWSLPVAASSEQDESSS from the coding sequence GTGCTCGATCTCGCCGGGACTTTCGTCTTTGCGATCAGCGGGGCGATGCTGGGGGTCAGGAACAGGCTCGACTTCTTTGGCGTGCTGGCGCTGTCCTTCGTCGCATCCAGCGCGGGCGGGATCACGAGAGATCTGCTGATCGGTGCCCTGCCTCCGGCGGCGATCAACGACTGGCGCTATTTCGCGGTCGCCATGGGGGCGGGGGTGGCGATCTTTTTCTGGTACTCGCCTATATCCCGCCTGCGCAAAGCGATCCTGGTCTTCGACGCCGCGGGCCTCGCGCTCTTCGCGGTCGCCGGGGCCGAGAAAGCGCTCGCCTTCGGCCTCAACCCGATGATGGCGGCGCTGCTCGGCATGGTGACGGGCATCGGCGGAGGGATCATGCGTGACCTGCTCGTCGCTCGGACCCCGGCGGTGCTTCAAAGGGATCTCTATGCGATTGCCGCGCTGGCCGGGTCGTCGTTGGTCGTCATCGGCCATCTGCTGGATTGGGCGGTTATTCCCACTGCCATCGCGGCCGCCGCCCTTTGCTTCGGGATTCGCCTGATCGCGGTCCGACGCGGCTGGAGCCTCCCTGTCGCCGCCTCCTCCGAGCAGGATGAGTCGAGTTCCTGA